From the genome of Glycine max cultivar Williams 82 chromosome 2, Glycine_max_v4.0, whole genome shotgun sequence, one region includes:
- the LOC100801117 gene encoding LOW QUALITY PROTEIN: lysine histidine transporter-like 6 (The sequence of the model RefSeq protein was modified relative to this genomic sequence to represent the inferred CDS: deleted 2 bases in 1 codon), translating into MVSASSSPPRNAKWWYSTFHTVTAMIGAGVLSLPYAMAYLGWVPGTLFLLISWCLTLNSMWQMIQLHECVPGTRFDRYIDLGKHAFGPKLGPWIVLPQQLIVQVGCDIVYMVTGGKCLKKFMEIACTNCTQIKQSYWILIFGGIHFFLSQLPNFNSVTGVSVAAAVMSLSYSTIAWVACLARGRVENVSYAYKKTTSTDLMFRIFNAIGQISFAFASHAVALEIQAIIPSTHEKPSKIPMWKGIIGAYIINAICYFPVALVGYWAFGRDVEDNVLMEFERPSWLIASANLMVFIHVVGSYQVYAMPIFDLIEKVMVKRFKFPPGVALRLVVRSTYVAFTLLFGVTFPFFGDLLGLFGGFGFAPTAFFLPSIMWLIIKKPKRFSTYWFINWASIYVGVCIMLASTIGGLRNIITDASTKFYT; encoded by the exons ATTGGTGCAGGTGTTCTCAGCCTTCCCTATGCCATGGCATATCTAGGATG GGTGCCAGGGACCTTGTTTTTGTTGATATCTTGGTGCCTGACCTTAAACTCAATGTGGCAAATGATCCAGCTCCATGAGTGTGTTCCAGGAACCAGGTTTGATCGTTACATTGATCTTGGAAAACATGCTTTTGGACCAAAGTTAGGGCCATGGATTGTGCTGCCCCAACAACTGATTGTCCAAGTTGGGTGTGATATTGTTTACATGGTCACTGGT GGGAAGTGCCTGAAGAAGTTCATGGAGATTGCTTGCACCAATTGCACACAAATCAAACAGTCCTATTGGATTCTCATTTTTGGTGGcatccatttctttctttcgcAGCTTCCCAATTTCAATTCTGTTACTGGGGTTTCTGTAGCAGCTGCTGTGATGTCACTAAG CTATTCAACTATAGCCTGGGTGGCTTGTTTGGCTAGAGGTCGTGTTGAGAATGTTAGCTATGCATACAAGAAAACCACTTCTACTGACTTAATGTTCAGAATTTTCAATGCAATTGGTCAAATTTCATTTGCATTTGCTAGCCATGCAGTGGCCCTAGAAATCCAGGCCATAATTCCATCCACCCATGAGAAGCCCTCAAAGATACCAATGTGGAAAGGTATAATCGGTGCCTATATCATCAATGCTATATGCTATTTCCCCGTTGCACTTGTAGGATATTGGGCCTTTGGAAGAGATGTTGAGGACAATGTGCTTATGGAATTTGAAAGACCTTCATGGCTCATTGCCTCAGCTAACTTGATGGTGTTCATTCATGTTGTTGGTAGCTACCAG GTTTATGCTATGCCTATTTTTGACTTGATTGAGAAGGTGATGGTCAAAAGATTTAAGTTCCCTCCAGGAGTAGCACTTAGACTTGTTGTTAGATCTACTTATGTAG cttttacattattatttgggGTCACATTTCCTTTCTTTGGTGATCTTCTTGGGTTGTTTGGTGGATTTGGTTTTGCTCCTACTGCATTCTTT CTTCCTAGTATAATGTGGCTGATAATCAAGAAGCCAAAAAGATTCAGCACCTACTGGTTCATCAATTGG GCTTCAATATACGTTGGAGTGTGCATTATGTTGGCATCTACAATTGGTGGCTTAAGGAATATTATTACTGATGCTTCTACTAAGTTTTACACctaa
- the LOC100527361 gene encoding ATP-dependent Clp protease adapter protein CLPS1, chloroplastic-like yields the protein MKSAICGRILSPNHVFKPGDTHSICKGPYSNLCVPMAVLATGPGKGGGVLEKPVIEKVTPGRESEFDLKKSRKSAPPYRVILHNDNFNKREYVVQVLMKVIPGMTLDNAVNIMQEAHYNGLSVVIICDQADAEDHCTQLRGNGLLSSIEPASGGC from the exons ATGAAGAGTGCGATTTGTGGGAGAATCCTCTCTCCCAACCACGTCTTCAAACCAG GGGACACACATTCAATTTGTAAAGGACCATACTCCAATCTTTGTGTACCCATGGCTGTATTGGCAACAGGACCTGGTAAAGGAGGCGGGGTGCTGGAAAAGCCCGTTATTGAAAAAGTCACCCCTGGCCGTGAGTCTGAATTTGATTTGAA GAAATCACGGAAATCAGCACCACCGTATCGTGTAATATTGCACAACGACAACTTTAATAAACGGGAATACGTTGTCCAAGTACTGATGAAGGTCATCCCTGGAATGACCCTTGACAATGCAGTTAATATCATGCAAGAAGCACACTACAATGGATTGTCAGTTGTGATCATCTGTGACCAAGCTGATGCTGAAGATCATTGCACGCAGCTAAGAGGCAATGGGTTGCTCAGTTCAATTGAACCTGCAAGTGGAGGCTGCTGA